In Vibrio lentus, a single genomic region encodes these proteins:
- the ftsZ gene encoding cell division protein FtsZ gives MFEPMMEMSDDAVIKVVGVGGGGGNAVEHMVRESIEGVEFISVNTDAQALRKTSVSSVIQIGGDITKGLGAGANPQVGRDAALEDRERIKEVLTGADMVFIAAGMGGGTGTGAAPVIAEVAKELGVLTVAVVTKPFSFEGKKRLAFAEQGIEELSKHVDSLITIPNEKLLKVLGRGVTLLEAFASANDVLKNAVQGIAELITRPGMINVDFADVRTVMSEMGHAMMGSGIAKGEDRAEEAAETAISSPLLEDIDLAGARGVLVNITAGLDMRLDEFETVGNTVKAFASDNATVVIGTSLDPDMTDEIRVTVVATGIGTEKKPDITLVAGGKAKVAPTPQPQVAVQTAAKVEEKVAQPLQEKTEVKPQVKPQPTTSPVSSGTGASQSAAPKAEKESGYLDIPAFLRRQAD, from the coding sequence ATGTTTGAACCGATGATGGAAATGTCTGACGATGCAGTAATTAAAGTCGTTGGAGTTGGTGGCGGTGGCGGTAACGCTGTTGAGCACATGGTACGTGAGTCAATTGAAGGCGTGGAATTCATCAGTGTTAACACTGATGCTCAAGCTCTTCGTAAAACAAGCGTGAGCAGCGTGATCCAGATTGGTGGTGATATCACTAAAGGCTTGGGCGCTGGTGCAAACCCACAAGTAGGCCGTGATGCAGCTCTCGAAGATCGAGAAAGAATTAAAGAAGTTCTAACTGGCGCCGATATGGTATTTATCGCAGCTGGTATGGGCGGTGGTACAGGTACAGGTGCTGCTCCAGTTATTGCTGAAGTTGCGAAAGAGTTGGGTGTGCTAACGGTTGCTGTTGTAACTAAGCCATTTAGCTTTGAAGGCAAAAAGCGTTTAGCGTTTGCTGAGCAAGGTATCGAAGAGCTTTCTAAACATGTGGATTCTTTAATTACGATTCCAAATGAAAAGCTACTTAAAGTACTTGGCCGTGGCGTAACACTGCTAGAAGCTTTCGCAAGTGCAAATGATGTGCTTAAAAACGCTGTACAAGGTATCGCTGAGCTAATTACTCGCCCTGGTATGATCAACGTCGATTTCGCGGATGTTCGCACTGTGATGTCGGAAATGGGTCATGCAATGATGGGTAGCGGTATCGCAAAAGGTGAAGACCGTGCTGAAGAAGCTGCTGAAACGGCAATTTCTAGCCCATTATTAGAAGATATCGACCTAGCTGGTGCTCGTGGCGTTCTTGTTAACATCACTGCTGGCCTAGATATGCGCTTAGATGAATTCGAAACTGTGGGTAATACAGTTAAGGCATTCGCTTCTGATAACGCAACGGTTGTTATTGGTACTTCTCTAGACCCTGATATGACAGATGAAATCCGCGTAACTGTTGTTGCAACAGGTATCGGCACAGAGAAAAAACCAGACATTACTTTAGTTGCTGGTGGTAAAGCAAAAGTAGCGCCAACGCCTCAACCTCAAGTTGCTGTTCAAACAGCAGCAAAAGTGGAAGAGAAAGTGGCACAACCATTGCAGGAAAAAACTGAGGTAAAACCTCAAGTTAAACCACAGCCAACAACGTCACCTGTTTCTTCAGGTACAGGCGCTAGCCAGAGTGCTGCACCTAAAGCTGAGAAAGAGAGCGGATATTTAGATATCCCAGCATTTTTACGACGTCAGGCTGATTAA